The following coding sequences are from one Geodermatophilus normandii window:
- a CDS encoding biotin carboxylase N-terminal domain-containing protein → MTRPLSCVLVANRGEIARRVVVTARAMGLRTVAVYSDADAAAPFVADADVAVRLPGSTPADTYLRADLVVAAALRSGADCVHPGYGFLSENADFARAVEAAGLVFVGPDPGAVEAMGSKLAAKELMARAGVPVLPSVDATGLSGDTLEKAASEVGYPLLVKASFGGGGRGMRTVREPSELGEAVEGAAREAASAFGDGTVFLERLVERPRHVEVQVFGDRSGTTVALFERECSIQRRHQKVVEEAPSPAVGPDLRARLHEAAVAAARAIGYVGAGTVEFLLEESGDFWFLEMNTRLQVEHPVTEAVTGLDLVRLQFDVAAGRPLPAEAVSPTLSGAAIEVRLYAEDPARGWLPQSGRLAEFAIPADTAFRPPPGPGIRVDSGVVAGGEVGVHYDPMLAKVIAWAPDRASAALALAGALARARLHGLTTNRDLLVRVLRHPAFLAGETDTAFLDRHGLDVLAAPLVDDAGRRRHAVVAALAGAALRRAAAPVLAGLPSGWRNNPTAPQTTAFDAGTVRYRLDRSGVTADVDGEPVPLTVLGTEVTGPGRVRLDVEAEGLRSAYKVHVDGDRHHVDGPEGATTLVERPRFPEPTAAVAPGSLTATMPGAVTRVAVAEGDEVRAGQLVLVLEAMKMEHPVVAPTDGVVTSLHATVGAQVETGAVLAVVSEQVPHPETEENSRAS, encoded by the coding sequence GTGACCCGCCCGCTCAGCTGCGTCCTGGTCGCCAACCGCGGCGAGATCGCCCGGCGCGTCGTCGTCACCGCCCGCGCCATGGGCCTGCGCACGGTCGCCGTGTACTCCGACGCCGACGCCGCGGCCCCGTTCGTGGCCGACGCCGACGTCGCGGTCCGGCTGCCGGGCAGCACGCCGGCCGACACCTACCTGCGCGCCGACCTCGTCGTCGCCGCGGCGCTGCGGTCCGGCGCGGACTGCGTGCACCCCGGCTACGGCTTCCTGTCGGAGAACGCCGACTTCGCCCGCGCCGTCGAGGCGGCCGGGCTGGTGTTCGTCGGGCCGGACCCCGGGGCCGTCGAGGCGATGGGCAGCAAGCTCGCCGCCAAGGAGCTCATGGCCCGGGCGGGAGTGCCCGTCCTGCCCAGCGTCGACGCGACCGGCCTGTCCGGCGACACCCTCGAGAAGGCCGCTTCCGAGGTCGGCTATCCGCTGCTGGTCAAGGCGTCCTTCGGCGGCGGCGGGCGCGGCATGCGCACCGTGCGCGAGCCGTCGGAGCTGGGCGAGGCGGTCGAGGGCGCGGCCCGGGAGGCGGCGTCGGCGTTCGGTGACGGCACCGTCTTCCTCGAGCGGCTGGTCGAGCGGCCCCGCCACGTCGAGGTGCAGGTCTTCGGCGACCGGTCCGGGACCACCGTGGCGCTGTTCGAGCGCGAGTGCTCGATCCAGCGGCGGCACCAGAAGGTGGTCGAGGAGGCGCCCTCCCCCGCCGTGGGGCCGGACCTGCGCGCGCGGCTGCACGAGGCGGCCGTGGCCGCGGCCCGCGCGATCGGCTACGTCGGCGCCGGCACGGTGGAGTTCCTGCTGGAGGAGTCCGGCGACTTCTGGTTCCTCGAGATGAACACCCGGCTGCAGGTCGAGCACCCGGTCACCGAGGCCGTCACCGGTCTCGACCTCGTCCGGCTGCAGTTCGACGTCGCCGCCGGCCGCCCGCTGCCCGCGGAGGCGGTCTCCCCCACGCTGTCGGGTGCCGCGATCGAGGTGCGCCTGTACGCGGAGGACCCGGCGCGCGGCTGGCTGCCGCAGTCGGGCCGGCTCGCCGAGTTCGCCATCCCCGCCGACACCGCGTTCCGCCCTCCGCCCGGCCCCGGCATCCGCGTCGACAGCGGCGTGGTCGCCGGCGGGGAGGTCGGCGTCCACTACGACCCGATGCTCGCCAAGGTGATCGCCTGGGCTCCCGACCGCGCGTCCGCGGCGCTCGCCCTGGCCGGCGCGCTCGCCCGCGCCCGCCTGCACGGCCTCACCACCAACCGCGACCTGCTGGTGCGCGTGCTGCGGCACCCGGCCTTCCTCGCCGGGGAGACCGACACCGCGTTCCTGGACCGGCACGGCCTCGACGTCCTCGCCGCGCCGCTGGTCGACGACGCCGGCCGCCGCCGGCACGCCGTCGTCGCCGCCCTCGCCGGGGCGGCCCTGCGGCGGGCGGCCGCGCCGGTCCTGGCCGGCCTGCCCTCGGGCTGGCGCAACAACCCCACCGCGCCGCAGACCACCGCCTTCGACGCCGGCACGGTGCGCTACCGCCTCGACCGCTCGGGCGTGACCGCCGACGTCGACGGCGAGCCCGTGCCGCTCACCGTGCTCGGCACCGAGGTGACCGGCCCGGGACGGGTCCGGCTCGACGTCGAGGCCGAGGGGCTGCGGAGCGCCTACAAGGTGCACGTCGACGGCGACCGCCACCACGTCGACGGCCCCGAGGGCGCGACCACGCTGGTCGAGCGGCCGCGCTTCCCCGAGCCCACCGCCGCGGTCGCGCCCGGGTCGCTCACCGCGACCATGCCCGGCGCGGTCACCCGGGTGGCCGTGGCCGAGGGTGACGAGGTCCGCGCCGGGCAACTGGTGCTGGTCCTCGAGGCCATGAAGATGGAACACCCCGTCGTGGCGCCGACGGACGGGGTGGTCACCTCCCTGCACGCCACCGTGGGCGCGCAGGTGGAGACGGGCGCGGTCCTCGCGGTCGTCAGCGAGCAGGTCCCCCACCCCGAGACCGAGGAGAACAGCCGTGCGTCCTGA
- a CDS encoding AtuA-related protein — protein MVPDDAAVADPPPRDDDGPTRRAPLGRVAGARSGDKGGAATLGVYARTDDGYAWLAGFLTPDRLRALLPEAAPLPVTRELLPGLRALLFQLPGLLGEGVAAGTRFDPQAKAVGEWLRSRVVDVPVRLLPPEGDA, from the coding sequence ATGGTCCCCGACGACGCCGCGGTCGCGGACCCGCCGCCCCGGGACGACGACGGCCCGACCAGACGGGCACCGCTCGGCCGGGTCGCCGGCGCGCGCAGCGGCGACAAGGGCGGCGCGGCCACCCTCGGCGTCTACGCCCGCACCGACGACGGCTACGCCTGGCTGGCCGGCTTCCTCACGCCCGACCGGCTGCGCGCGCTGCTCCCCGAGGCCGCCCCGCTGCCGGTGACCCGTGAGCTGCTGCCCGGCCTGCGGGCGCTGCTGTTCCAGCTGCCCGGGCTGCTCGGCGAGGGCGTCGCCGCGGGCACCCGGTTCGACCCCCAGGCCAAGGCCGTGGGCGAGTGGCTGCGCTCGCGCGTCGTCGACGTCCCGGTCCGCCTGCTGCCCCCGGAGGGAGACGCATGA
- a CDS encoding acyl-CoA carboxylase subunit beta, with amino-acid sequence MTVLDERAAGNRAALLERLAELEEQLRLANAGGGDKALARHRGRGKLTVRERIELLLDRDSPFLELSPYAAWGTDFPVGASTVTGIGVVEGVEVVVSANDPTVRGGTSNPYTLRKSARAHDVARVNRLPFVSLVESGGADLPTQSEIFIPGGRGFRDLTRLSAAGIPTIALVFGNSTAGGAYVPGMSDHVVMIENRSKVFLAGPPLVKMATGEDADEESLGGAAMHARVSGSADHLAVDEVDAIRLGRQIVRNLNWRKQGPGPSRPADPPLHDPEELLDLAPADLRQPLDPRDVLARVVDGSRFDEHKPLYGTSLVTGWASIHGYPVGVLANARGVLFRQDAEKAAQFIQLANQTDTPLLFLQNTTGYMVGTEYEQDGIIKAGSQMINAVSNSTVPHLTVNIGASYGAGNYGMCGRAYEPRFLFTWPNAKSAVMGPAQLAGVLDIVGRASARARGRDYDEEAAAAMRAAVEQQIEAESLALFLSGRLYDDGIIDPRDTRTVLGLALSAIHNAPVRGLHDGWGVFRL; translated from the coding sequence ATGACGGTTCTCGACGAGCGGGCCGCGGGCAACCGCGCCGCCCTGCTCGAACGGCTGGCCGAGCTCGAGGAGCAGCTGCGCCTGGCCAACGCCGGCGGTGGGGACAAGGCGCTGGCCCGCCACCGCGGGCGCGGCAAGCTCACGGTGCGGGAGCGCATCGAGCTGCTCCTGGACCGCGACAGCCCGTTCCTCGAGCTCTCCCCCTACGCCGCGTGGGGCACCGACTTCCCGGTCGGGGCCAGCACGGTCACCGGCATCGGCGTCGTCGAGGGCGTCGAGGTGGTGGTCTCGGCCAACGACCCCACCGTCCGCGGCGGGACGTCGAACCCCTACACGCTGCGCAAGTCCGCCCGGGCGCACGACGTCGCGCGGGTCAACCGGCTGCCGTTCGTCAGCCTGGTGGAGTCCGGCGGCGCCGACCTGCCCACCCAGTCGGAGATCTTCATCCCCGGCGGCCGCGGCTTCCGCGACCTGACCCGGCTGTCGGCGGCCGGCATCCCGACGATCGCGCTGGTGTTCGGCAACAGCACCGCCGGCGGCGCCTACGTGCCCGGGATGAGCGACCACGTGGTGATGATCGAGAACCGCAGCAAGGTGTTCCTCGCCGGTCCGCCGCTGGTGAAGATGGCCACCGGCGAGGACGCCGACGAGGAGTCCCTCGGCGGGGCCGCGATGCACGCGCGCGTCTCCGGCAGCGCCGACCACCTCGCCGTCGACGAGGTGGATGCCATCCGGCTGGGCCGGCAGATCGTGCGGAACCTCAACTGGCGCAAGCAGGGCCCGGGCCCCTCGCGGCCGGCCGACCCGCCGCTGCACGACCCGGAGGAGCTGCTCGACCTCGCCCCGGCCGACCTGCGCCAGCCGCTGGACCCCCGCGACGTCCTCGCCCGCGTCGTCGACGGCAGCCGCTTCGACGAGCACAAGCCGCTCTACGGGACGTCGCTGGTGACCGGCTGGGCCAGCATCCACGGCTACCCGGTCGGGGTGCTGGCCAACGCCCGCGGCGTGCTGTTCCGGCAGGACGCCGAGAAGGCCGCCCAGTTCATCCAGCTGGCCAACCAGACCGACACCCCGCTGCTGTTCCTGCAGAACACGACCGGCTACATGGTCGGCACCGAGTACGAGCAGGACGGGATCATCAAGGCGGGCTCGCAGATGATCAACGCGGTGTCCAACAGCACCGTCCCGCACCTCACCGTGAACATCGGGGCCTCCTACGGCGCCGGCAACTACGGCATGTGCGGCCGCGCCTACGAGCCCCGCTTCCTGTTCACCTGGCCCAACGCCAAGAGCGCGGTGATGGGGCCGGCACAGCTGGCCGGCGTCCTCGACATCGTCGGCCGGGCCAGCGCGCGGGCCCGCGGCCGCGACTACGACGAGGAGGCCGCGGCGGCCATGCGCGCCGCCGTGGAGCAGCAGATCGAGGCCGAGTCGCTCGCGCTGTTCCTCTCCGGCCGCCTCTACGACGACGGGATCATCGACCCCCGCGACACCCGCACCGTCCTCGGGCTCGCCCTGTCGGCCATCCACAACGCCCCGGTCAGAGGCCTGCACGACGGATGGGGGGTGTTCCGGCTGTGA
- a CDS encoding patatin-like phospholipase family protein: MTGTGGTAFVLGGGGVLGAAEVGMLQALAEAGIRPDLVVGTSVGAINGALVAADPTPGAVDRLRGVWEELASRRVFAGSVLGRVGTLVRTRTHLHPREPLRELLEDALPVHTFAELAVPFQCVAASIERAAEHWFTDGPLLDAVLASCAVPGLLPAVEVDGEHYLDGGLVHSIPVGRAVALGAGTVYVLHVGRIDRPLRPPARPWEVATVAFEIARRHRFAADLATLPEGVTVHVLPAGDPAPPGAANLRYRDFSGVSARIERAHAAARDHLERIGVSRDGGA, from the coding sequence ATGACGGGGACGGGCGGCACGGCCTTCGTCCTGGGCGGCGGGGGAGTGCTCGGCGCGGCCGAGGTCGGGATGCTGCAGGCCCTGGCCGAGGCCGGCATCCGCCCGGACCTCGTCGTCGGCACCTCGGTCGGCGCGATCAACGGCGCGCTCGTCGCCGCCGACCCGACGCCGGGCGCGGTGGACCGGCTGCGCGGCGTGTGGGAGGAGCTGGCCTCGCGGCGGGTGTTCGCCGGGTCGGTGCTCGGCCGGGTGGGCACGCTGGTGCGGACCCGCACCCACCTGCACCCCCGCGAACCGCTGCGGGAGCTGCTCGAGGACGCGCTGCCGGTGCACACGTTCGCCGAGCTGGCCGTGCCGTTCCAGTGCGTGGCGGCCAGCATCGAGCGCGCCGCCGAGCACTGGTTCACCGACGGCCCGCTGCTCGACGCCGTGCTCGCCTCCTGCGCCGTCCCCGGACTGCTGCCGGCGGTGGAGGTCGACGGCGAGCACTACCTGGACGGAGGTCTCGTGCACAGCATCCCGGTGGGCCGCGCCGTCGCTCTCGGCGCCGGCACCGTCTACGTGCTGCACGTCGGGCGGATCGACCGCCCGCTGCGGCCGCCGGCCCGGCCGTGGGAGGTGGCCACGGTCGCCTTCGAGATCGCCCGCCGGCACCGGTTCGCCGCCGACCTGGCCACCCTGCCGGAGGGGGTCACGGTGCACGTGCTGCCCGCCGGCGACCCCGCCCCGCCCGGGGCGGCCAACCTGCGCTACCGGGACTTCTCGGGTGTCTCCGCACGCATCGAGCGCGCGCACGCCGCGGCCCGGGACCACCTGGAGCGGATCGGTGTCTCCCGGGACGGAGGTGCCTGA
- a CDS encoding enoyl-CoA hydratase-related protein, producing MSSGADRLVTVGRRGPAAVVTLDSPANRNALSRALVEQLHAALTGAMADDGVRAVVLTGAGPVFCSGADLKEQRSGAAPGAVGLPEVLTLLIEGPKPVVARVNGAARAGGLGLIAACDLAVGLAGAGFGFSEVRIGVAPAVIAVACLRRMDRRAARELFLTGETFDGLRAQRAGLLDRAVADDELDATVDALVGSLGRGAPEALAVTKRLLRELPGDDLQEDLRRMAALSAERFASAEAREGIAALLEKRRPSWAADG from the coding sequence ATGAGTTCCGGAGCTGACCGGCTGGTCACCGTCGGCCGGCGCGGGCCGGCCGCGGTGGTCACGCTGGACTCCCCGGCCAACCGCAACGCGCTGTCCCGGGCCCTGGTCGAGCAGCTGCACGCGGCGCTCACCGGGGCGATGGCCGACGACGGCGTGCGCGCGGTGGTGCTGACCGGCGCCGGCCCGGTCTTCTGCTCCGGCGCCGACCTCAAGGAGCAGCGCAGCGGTGCCGCCCCCGGCGCGGTCGGGCTGCCGGAGGTCCTGACGCTGCTGATCGAGGGCCCGAAGCCGGTGGTGGCCCGCGTCAACGGCGCCGCCCGGGCCGGCGGCCTCGGCCTGATCGCCGCCTGCGACCTCGCCGTCGGCCTCGCCGGGGCGGGCTTCGGCTTCAGTGAGGTCCGCATCGGGGTGGCGCCGGCGGTCATCGCCGTCGCCTGCCTGCGGCGGATGGACCGCCGGGCGGCGCGGGAGCTGTTCCTCACCGGCGAGACCTTCGACGGCCTCCGCGCGCAGCGAGCCGGCCTGCTCGACCGGGCGGTGGCCGACGACGAGCTCGACGCGACCGTCGACGCCCTCGTCGGGTCCCTCGGCCGGGGCGCGCCGGAGGCGCTCGCCGTCACCAAGCGGCTGCTGCGCGAGCTGCCCGGCGACGACCTGCAGGAGGACCTCCGCCGCATGGCCGCGCTCTCCGCCGAGCGGTTCGCCTCGGCCGAGGCGCGGGAGGGCATCGCCGCACTGCTGGAGAAGCGCCGCCCGTCCTGGGCGGCCGACGGCTAG
- a CDS encoding sugar phosphate isomerase/epimerase family protein, with protein sequence MLVAAVSAVLFVGLVGTASAAPPSDAQENSACVGRTIPTSKISIQLWTFAEYIGFGTDAATQARLEEVLSQLAAMGYRNVEPFSLSGLTAEQFRALLDEYGLKASARHVNVGTPTATVDIAAILEENRILGIKYFGSGGTPNLNTEAEWIAYAQYLNAVGEQARKAGQTLMVHNHNWEFTDVFNGRTAYDILMAYTDPKNVVFQLDLYWATFAGVDPIALIERYGNRIQLFHVKDLNPTLNRRIEIVGRGNIDFASIFAAAGGGIRYYVVEHDPRFGDETFDPFEAAEEGFDYLTCKRA encoded by the coding sequence GTGCTCGTCGCCGCCGTGTCGGCGGTCCTGTTCGTGGGGCTCGTCGGCACGGCCAGCGCCGCTCCACCGAGCGATGCACAGGAGAACTCCGCCTGCGTCGGCCGCACCATCCCGACGAGCAAGATCTCCATCCAGCTGTGGACGTTCGCCGAGTACATCGGCTTCGGGACCGACGCGGCCACGCAGGCCCGTCTCGAGGAGGTCCTCAGCCAGCTCGCCGCGATGGGCTACCGCAACGTCGAGCCGTTCTCGCTGAGCGGCCTGACCGCGGAGCAGTTCCGGGCGCTGCTCGACGAGTACGGCCTCAAGGCCTCGGCCCGCCACGTCAACGTGGGGACGCCGACTGCCACGGTCGACATCGCAGCGATCCTCGAGGAGAACCGGATCCTCGGCATCAAGTACTTCGGCTCGGGTGGTACCCCGAACCTGAACACCGAGGCCGAGTGGATCGCCTACGCCCAGTACCTGAACGCGGTCGGGGAGCAGGCCCGCAAGGCCGGGCAGACGCTCATGGTGCACAACCACAACTGGGAGTTCACCGACGTCTTCAACGGCCGCACCGCCTACGACATCCTGATGGCCTACACCGACCCGAAGAACGTCGTCTTCCAGCTCGACCTCTACTGGGCGACCTTCGCCGGCGTCGACCCGATCGCGCTGATCGAGCGCTACGGCAACCGCATCCAGCTGTTCCACGTCAAGGACCTCAACCCGACCCTGAACCGGCGGATCGAGATCGTGGGCCGCGGCAACATCGACTTCGCGTCGATCTTCGCGGCGGCCGGTGGCGGCATCCGGTACTACGTGGTCGAGCACGACCCGCGCTTCGGCGACGAGACGTTCGACCCGTTCGAGGCTGCCGAGGAGGGGTTCGACTACCTCACCTGCAAGCGCGCCTGA
- a CDS encoding TIGR03084 family metal-binding protein, translated as MSGALLQALVDDLAAESADLDARVAPLDDDGWLTPTPAAGWDVRDTVNHLRFFDRDALLAVTDPAGFAAHVRSLGDGAGDYVERLTREGRTSPPAEVLADWRAGREALATALRGVPAGTRVPWFGPPMSPASFVTARLMETWAHGQDVVDALGQDRPATARLRSVAEIGVRARPFSYAVRGLPAPEHPVRVELTGPGGEPWTWGPEDAGDVVRGPALDFCLLVTQRRHRDDVSLEVRGPAAEEWLGIAQAFAGPPGEGRQPLGRAGARGARP; from the coding sequence GTGAGCGGCGCGCTCCTGCAGGCGCTGGTCGACGACCTGGCGGCCGAGTCCGCCGACCTCGACGCCCGCGTGGCACCCCTGGATGACGACGGCTGGCTCACCCCGACGCCCGCGGCCGGCTGGGACGTCCGCGACACCGTCAACCACCTGCGGTTCTTCGACCGCGACGCGCTGCTGGCCGTCACCGACCCCGCCGGGTTCGCCGCGCACGTGCGGAGCCTCGGCGACGGCGCCGGCGACTACGTGGAGCGGCTGACCCGCGAGGGTCGCACGTCGCCCCCGGCCGAGGTCCTCGCCGACTGGCGCGCCGGCCGGGAGGCCCTCGCCACCGCGCTGCGCGGGGTCCCCGCCGGCACGCGGGTGCCGTGGTTCGGGCCGCCGATGAGCCCGGCGTCGTTCGTCACCGCCCGGCTGATGGAGACCTGGGCGCACGGGCAGGACGTGGTCGACGCGCTGGGCCAGGACCGGCCGGCCACGGCCCGGCTGCGCTCGGTCGCCGAGATCGGCGTCCGCGCCCGGCCCTTCTCCTACGCCGTCCGCGGCCTGCCCGCGCCGGAGCACCCGGTGCGGGTGGAGCTCACCGGCCCCGGCGGCGAGCCCTGGACGTGGGGACCGGAGGACGCCGGCGACGTCGTCCGCGGCCCCGCGCTGGACTTCTGCCTGCTGGTCACCCAGCGCCGGCACCGCGACGACGTGTCCCTCGAGGTCCGCGGGCCGGCCGCCGAGGAGTGGCTCGGCATCGCGCAGGCCTTCGCCGGCCCCCCGGGTGAGGGCCGGCAGCCGCTCGGCAGAGCAGGAGCACGGGGCGCGCGGCCGTGA
- a CDS encoding acyl-CoA dehydrogenase family protein, producing MRFTPEHHAFRKMVRDVVEREIAPHVDEWERAGTFPAHELFPTLGELGLLGLEYDPAYGGQGADHLFSVVLCEELHRSGCAGVPMAIGVQTMMATPSLHDFGSDDLKRRYLEPAIRGTAVCSIAVTEPGAGSDVAGLRTRAVRDGDDWVINGSKLYITNGTQADWLCLLARTSDEGGHRGMSQIIVPTDTPGFAVSRKLDKLGNRSSDTAELWFEDVRVPVSNTIGTVGRGFQQQMSQFVVERMFAAYGAVGSCRYALDRTREYLRQRQAFGRPLAANQYVAFRLAELSAQVDLLRSHNYACAESYVDGEDTTRAATVAKLTAGRLLREVADTCLQFHGGTGYMEETWTSRFFRDSRLASIGGGADEVMLQVLARMDGFEA from the coding sequence ATGCGCTTCACCCCCGAGCACCACGCCTTCCGGAAGATGGTGCGCGACGTCGTCGAGCGGGAGATCGCGCCGCACGTGGACGAGTGGGAGCGGGCCGGCACCTTCCCCGCGCACGAGCTGTTCCCCACGCTCGGCGAGCTCGGGCTGCTGGGCCTGGAGTACGACCCCGCGTACGGCGGCCAGGGCGCCGACCACCTGTTCAGCGTCGTCCTCTGCGAGGAGCTGCACCGCTCGGGCTGCGCCGGCGTCCCGATGGCGATCGGCGTCCAGACGATGATGGCGACGCCGTCGCTGCACGACTTCGGCAGCGACGACCTCAAGCGCCGCTACCTCGAGCCGGCCATCCGGGGCACCGCCGTCTGCTCCATCGCGGTCACCGAGCCCGGCGCCGGCTCCGACGTCGCGGGGCTGCGCACCCGCGCGGTGCGCGACGGCGACGACTGGGTGATCAACGGCAGCAAGCTCTACATCACCAACGGCACCCAGGCCGACTGGCTGTGCCTGCTGGCGCGCACCTCCGACGAGGGCGGCCACCGCGGGATGAGCCAGATCATCGTGCCCACCGACACCCCGGGGTTCGCCGTCTCCCGGAAGCTCGACAAGCTCGGCAACCGCTCCTCCGACACCGCCGAGCTGTGGTTCGAGGACGTGCGGGTGCCGGTGTCCAACACCATCGGCACCGTCGGCCGCGGGTTCCAGCAGCAGATGTCGCAGTTCGTCGTCGAGCGGATGTTCGCCGCCTACGGCGCCGTGGGCAGCTGCCGGTACGCGCTCGACCGCACCCGCGAGTACCTGCGGCAGCGGCAGGCGTTCGGCAGGCCCCTGGCGGCCAACCAGTACGTCGCGTTCCGGCTGGCCGAGCTGTCGGCGCAGGTCGACCTCCTGCGATCGCACAACTACGCCTGCGCGGAGTCCTACGTCGACGGCGAGGACACCACCCGCGCGGCCACGGTGGCCAAGCTGACCGCCGGCCGGTTGCTGCGCGAGGTGGCCGACACCTGCCTGCAGTTCCACGGCGGGACGGGCTACATGGAGGAGACCTGGACCTCCCGGTTCTTCCGGGACAGCCGGCTGGCCTCCATCGGCGGCGGTGCCGACGAGGTGATGCTGCAGGTGCTCGCCCGCATGGACGGGTTCGAGGCGTGA
- a CDS encoding class I adenylate-forming enzyme family protein produces MRPDLSGIDPLELNLATRFSVGDMLTRSTRLFAGRTAIVDGEEEVSYARLDAAAEAFGRGLLDAGVGHQEPVAFLLGNSWRFAASFFGCAKAGLVALPVNLMLAPEDVAWILADSGTRIVVADPVFLPLLEAVLPGLPAITRVVVTGDDVPAQVAGRDAVRWDDVAVDPTPVRVLVDDRDTLHCLYTSGTTARPKGVLTSHLAVHVGVLSNALQVGHRRGDESSVLPIVLPLFHTTALDTLLLPVLLTGGTAVLPRGFEPEGFLEVVERRRATHLMLLPMMYAALLATPGIATRDLSSVRLCIYAMAPMPQERITAIAAAFPNAQVLLGSGQTECVPATVFQWPSHQETKAASWGPSTVTVDTQVMDPGGNLLPPGETGEIVYRGPHVMSGYWNNPAANTAAFAHGWFHSGDVGHLDDEAVVWFTDRVKDMVKTGGENVSSVEVERVLLASPEIVEAAVIGVPDDRWGEAVTGVVVAADPDADPAAIAERLLAHCRAHLAGFQVPKRIEVRTGLPKTATGKIQKHELRDEFRS; encoded by the coding sequence GTGCGTCCTGACCTGTCCGGGATCGACCCCCTCGAGCTGAACCTGGCCACCCGGTTCTCCGTGGGCGACATGCTCACCCGCTCCACCCGGCTGTTCGCCGGCCGCACGGCGATCGTCGACGGCGAGGAGGAGGTCAGCTACGCCCGGCTCGACGCCGCGGCGGAGGCCTTCGGCCGGGGCCTGCTCGACGCCGGCGTCGGGCACCAGGAGCCGGTGGCGTTCCTGCTCGGCAACTCCTGGCGGTTCGCCGCGAGCTTCTTCGGCTGCGCCAAGGCCGGGCTGGTCGCGCTGCCGGTCAACCTGATGCTCGCCCCCGAGGACGTCGCGTGGATCCTCGCCGACTCCGGCACCCGCATCGTCGTCGCCGACCCGGTCTTCCTGCCGCTGCTCGAGGCGGTCCTGCCGGGGCTGCCGGCCATCACCCGGGTGGTCGTCACCGGCGACGACGTCCCCGCGCAGGTCGCCGGCCGCGACGCGGTCCGCTGGGACGACGTCGCCGTCGACCCCACGCCGGTCCGGGTGCTCGTGGACGACCGCGACACCCTGCACTGCCTCTACACCTCGGGCACCACCGCGCGGCCCAAGGGCGTGCTGACCAGCCACCTCGCCGTGCACGTCGGCGTCCTGAGCAACGCGCTGCAGGTCGGGCACCGGCGCGGCGACGAGTCCTCCGTCCTGCCGATCGTGCTGCCGCTGTTCCACACCACCGCGCTGGACACCCTGCTGCTGCCGGTCCTGCTCACCGGCGGCACCGCGGTCCTGCCCCGCGGCTTCGAGCCCGAGGGGTTCCTCGAGGTCGTCGAACGGCGGCGGGCGACGCACCTGATGCTGCTGCCGATGATGTACGCCGCGCTGCTCGCCACCCCCGGCATCGCCACGCGGGACCTCTCGTCGGTGCGGCTGTGCATCTACGCGATGGCGCCCATGCCGCAGGAGCGGATCACCGCCATCGCCGCCGCGTTCCCGAACGCGCAGGTGCTGCTGGGCTCCGGCCAGACCGAGTGCGTGCCGGCGACGGTGTTCCAGTGGCCCTCGCACCAGGAGACCAAGGCCGCGTCCTGGGGCCCGTCCACGGTCACCGTCGACACCCAGGTCATGGACCCGGGCGGGAACCTCCTGCCCCCCGGCGAGACCGGCGAGATCGTCTACCGCGGCCCGCACGTGATGAGCGGCTACTGGAACAACCCGGCCGCCAACACCGCCGCCTTCGCGCACGGCTGGTTCCACAGCGGCGACGTCGGCCACCTCGACGACGAGGCCGTCGTCTGGTTCACCGACCGGGTCAAGGACATGGTCAAGACCGGCGGCGAGAACGTCTCCTCCGTCGAGGTGGAGCGGGTGCTGCTCGCCTCGCCGGAGATCGTCGAGGCCGCGGTGATCGGCGTCCCCGACGACCGCTGGGGCGAGGCCGTCACCGGCGTCGTCGTGGCCGCCGACCCGGACGCCGACCCGGCGGCGATCGCCGAGCGGCTGCTGGCCCACTGCCGGGCGCACCTGGCCGGTTTCCAGGTGCCCAAGCGGATCGAGGTCCGCACCGGCCTGCCCAAGACCGCCACCGGCAAGATCCAGAAGCACGAGCTGCGCGATGAGTTCCGGAGCTGA